CAACATGAGCATCGCGTGCCCGGCCGACGAGCGCGAGTGCCGCCAGTTGCTGTCCAGCGCCTATGCGCAGAACCATCCGGTGGCGGTGCGCTACCCGCGCGGCGCCGGTGCCGGCGTCACGCCGCACCTGGCGCTCGACGCGCTGCCTTTCGGCAAGGGCGAAGTGCGCCGCGAAGGCAAGCGCATCGCCATCCTCGCGTTCGGCACCTTGCTGTACCCGGCGCTGGCCGCGGCCGAATCGCTCGATGCCACGGTGGTCAACATGCGCTGGGCCAAGCCGCTCGACGTCGAGCTGCTGCTGCAGGTGGCGGGCGCGCACGATGCCATCGTCACGGTCGAAGAAGGCGCCACCATGGGCGGCGCCGGGAGCGCCGTGCTCGAGGCGCTGCAGGCCGCCCAGGTGCACAAGCCGGTGCTCCAGCTGGGCTTGCCCGACCGGTTCATCGAACACGGCGATCCCGCGAAGCTGCTGGCCAGCATCGGGCTCGATGCCGCGGGAATCGAGCAATCGGTCACGCAACGCTTCGGCGCGGCCCTTTCCGCAGGGAAAACCCCCCCCGGTGCGATGTAGCAGGTTTTTACAATCGCCCAGGCCTAAAAGCCCCGCGATGCGACCACGAGTTGCGTCGTTGTTTTTTCCAATGCACTCGGAGTGAATTTCAATGGATCGTCGTTCCCTTATCAAGAACGCTGGCATCGCCGGCGTCCTCGCAGCAGGCATTGCGCCCGCAGTCCACGCGCAAGCCGCCGTGCGCTGGCGCCTGGCCTCCAGCTTTCCGAAGCCCCTAGACACGATCTACGGCGGCGCTGAAGTTTTCTCCAATGCAGTCAAGGCCATGTCGGGCGGCAAGTTCGAGATCTCGGTGCATGCAGCCGGCGAACTGATGCCCGCCTTCGGCGTGGTGGACGGCGTGCAGCAGGGTTCGGTCGAAGCCTGCCACACGGTGCCTTACTACTTCTATGGCAAGAACCCGGCCTTCGCACTCGGTTCGGCCATTCCCTTCGGCATGAACGCGCGCCAGATGAATGCGTGGATGATGCACGGCAACGGCCGCAAGCTCATGGACGAGTTCTACGGCACCTACGGCATGCTGAGCTTCAACGGCGGCAACACGGGCACCCAGATGGGCGGCTGGTTCCGCAAGGAAATCAAGACCCCGGCCGACCTCAAGGGCCTGAAGATGCGCCTGGGCGGCGGCCTGGTCGGCGACGTGATGACCAAGCTCGGCGTGGTGCCGCAAAGCATCCCCGGCGGTGAAATCTACCAGGCGCTGGAAAAGGGCACGATCGATGCCGCCGAATGGGTGGGCCCTTACGACGACCAGAAGCTCGGCTTCAACAAGGTCGCGCCCAACTACTACTACCCCGGCTGGTGGGAAGGCGGCCCCGAGGTCGACTTCTTCATCAACAAGAAGGCCTTCGATGCGCTGACGCCCGAGAACAAGGCCATCATCGCGGCAGCTTCCGCCATGGCCGCGCAGGACATGCTGGCCAAGTACGATGCCCGCAACCCCACCGCGCTCAAGCAACTGATCGGCGCCAAGACCAAGCTGCTGCCTTTCAGCAAGGAAATCCTCGACGCGTCGTACAAGGCTTCGTTGCAGGTCTACGAGGAAAACAGCGCCAAGAGCCCGGAGTGGAAGAAGATCTATACCGACTTCCTCGCCTTCCAGCGCGACCAGGTGGCATGGTTCCGTGTTGCCGAAGGCCGCTTCGACAACTACATGCAATCCGTGAAGCTCTGAGCTTCGAGGCTGCAAACAAAAACCGCGCACTGCGCGGTTTTTTTATGGGCGCCCGGATGCGCCTTTGCGCGTCGCGCGAGCAGGGCGCAAGCTAGGTCAGAGCTTGCGTGCCTGCTTGAGCTCGGCCACGAGGCGCTCGAATTCGGCAATGAGTTCCGGCGTGGCCGCATAGAACACCGCGAACTTGCCCACCAGCGTGCGCACGTAGATCCGCGGCGCAATCAGCCAGTCGAGCCCGCGCACGCGGATCAGCCTGCCGAAGGCGAGGTCGTCGAGCGCCATGTGCTTGTCCCAGATCCAGCGCTGGTGCAAGCCTTGCCGGTCGATGCGGGTGCGGCTGGTCATGATGTGGAACCAGGTCCAGCCCATCAGCGCAATGCCGGCGAGGAACCAGCCCAGGCCGCCGGTCCGGGCGCTGCCCAGGGCGCCCGCCGACCAGAGCTGCGCCAGCCAGAAGGCGCAGCCTCCCACGATCACGGTGGCCAGCAGCTTGAAGGGCAGCGAAAACGCCTGACCCTCGACGGCGTCGCCCCCCGAGGGCTCGAAACGAAACGGTGCGGGACCCAAGGCGGCTACTTCTTCTCGGGTTCGGTGGCCGCACCGGCCGGGGCCTCTTCCTTGGGCGGATCGCCGAAGGGGTTTTCACCGCCACCGCCGCTCTCTGCGCCGGAGTTCGAATTCATGTCGTCGATCGGCACCTCGATCTGCACCTTGTCGGTGTCGATCTTCTCTTCCTTGGGCAGGAACATCGTGACCGTCTGCGGCACGAAGATCACGATCGCGACCAGGATCAGCTGCATCAGCACCCAGGGAATCGCGCCCATGTAGATGTCGTTCGACAGCACCGGCTTGGCAATCCGTTTCTCCTTGAACAGCGTGTCCGCGATCCCTCGCAGATAGAACAGCGCAAAGCCGAAGGGCGGATGCATGAAGCTGGTCTGCATGTTCACGCACAGCAGCACGCCGAACCACACGAGGTCGATCCCGAGCTTGGCGGCCACGGGCCCCAGCATCGGCAGGATGATGAAGGCGATCTCGAAGAAGTCGAGGAAGAAGGCCAGGAAGAAGATGAACAGGTTGACCACGATCAGGAAGCCGATCTGTCCACCCGGCAATCCCGTCAGCAGGTGTTCGACCCACCTGGCGCCGTCCACGCCCTGGAACACCAGCGAGAACACGCGCGCACCGATCAGGATGAACACCACCATGGCGGTGAGGCGCATGGTGCCGACCATGGCTTCCCAGATGAGCCCCAGCGTCAGGCGCTTGTGGATTGCCGCCAGGATCAGCGCGCCGACCACGCCCATGGCGCCGGCTTCCGTCGGCGTGGCGATGGCGGTGTCGATGCCCGGCAGGCCGCCCATCGAACCCAGCACCGCGAAGATCAGGATGGCCGAGGGAATGATGCCGCGCAGGCACTTGGCCCACAGCTTGGCGCCGCTCAGCGTGCGGGCGCTCTTGGGAATGCCCGGAATGTGGTTCGGCTTGATGACGCCGAGCATGAAGGTGTAGCCCGCGAAGATCAGCACCTGCAGGATCGACGGGCCCCAGGCGCCGCGGTACATGTCGCCGACCGAGCGGCCCAGCTGGTCGGCCATGACGATCAGCACCAGCGAAGGCGGCACCAGCTGCGTGATGGTGCCCGATGCCGCGAGCACGCCGGTCGCGTAGCGCATGTTGTAGCCGTAGCGGATCATCACGGGCAGCGAGATGAGCGCCATGGCGATCACCTGGCCCGCCACCGTGCCGGTGATGGCGCCGAGGATGAAGCCCACGATGATCACGGAGTAGCCCAGGCCGCCCTTGACGGTGCCGAACAGCTGCCCCATGGAGTCGAGCATGTCTTCGGCCAGGCCGCACTTCTCGAGGATGGCGCCCATGAAGGTGAAGAACGGGATCGCCAGCAGCAGGTCGTTCGACAAGATGCCGAAGATGTTGATCGGCAGGTTCTCCATGAACACCGCCGGGAACCAGCCCATCTGGATCGCGAAGAAGCCCGACGCCATGCCCAGCGCGGCCAGCGAGAACGCCACCGGGAAGCCGATCAGCATGATCAGCACCAGCCCGCCGAACATGATCGGCGCAAAGTTTTCCATCTGCATATCTGTGCTGTCCTGTAGTTCTAGTTGTTCACTGCCCGCGGAGCCGGCGTTGCCTGTCCGCTTCGGGGATGGGCCCAGTTCACTGAACAGGCTTCTCGTAGTGCGTGTCCATCTCGATCACGCCCATCAGGTAGGCGATGCGCTTGATCACCTCCGAGACGCCCTGCAGGAACATCAGGGCAAAGCCCAGCGGCAGCAGCAGCATGGCGGGCCAGCGGATCAGTCCGCCCGAATTGTTCGACATCTCGCCGGACAGCAGCATGCTGTAGAAGAGCGGCCAGCTGAGCCAGGCGATGATGCCCATCACCGGCAGCAGGAAGCAGAGCAGTCCGAACAGGTCCACATAGACCGGCCCATGGCCCTTGAGCTTGCCGTAGATGATGTCCACGCGCACATGTTCGTTGAGCTTGAGCACCACCGGTGCGCCCAGCATGACCGTGGCGGCGAACAGGTACCACTGGATCTCGAGCCACGCGTTGGAGCTGGTGTTGAGCCCGAAGCGGACGAAGGCGTTGCCAGCGGAAATCAGCGCCGCGGCAAGCACGGTGAACGCGGCAACCTTGCCGAGCTGGCTGCTGATCCAGTCCATCCAGAACGAAAACTTGAGAAGTGCGGACAAGGGGGTCTCCCGGCCAGATGACGAAAAGTGTGCTGCTGCCTTGTGGGCAAGCGGCACAAAGCCTGCGATGTTAACGCGGCTATGCTGAGTGGCCGCCGATGGCCATCGGGGGGTTTCCCTGAGCACCATAATGAAGCAATGGCTGCGCCACTTCCTCTCCCACACTCGATCGATTCGCCCGACATGCAGCGCGCCGGCCGCGAGCTGCTGTCGCTTGCGCTGATCGATGCGCGCAACCACACGCTCCATCTTTTGTCACTCTATGAACAGGCGATGGGTTCGGCCGCGCTCGCCGTGGCGCGCACGGAAGACACCGGCGTGGTGCCGCCCGTCTGGCTGGCCGGGCACATCGGCTGGTTTGCCGAATGGTGGATAGGCCGCAACACGCAGCGCGCCTTCGGTGCCGATTGCCCCGTGCGCCCGACGCGCCTGGCCGCCATCGATCCCGACGCCGACGAATGGTGGAACCCGGCCCATGCCACGCGCGCGCAGCTCTGGTCGCCGGCCCTGCCGGACCTGAGCCAGACGAAGGCCTATTTGCTCGAAACGCTGGAGAGCACGCTCGAGCTGCTCGAGAACGCGGCCGAGACCGATCCGGCGCTGTATTTCTATCGCCTGGCGTTGTTCCACGAAGACCTGCGCGGCGAACAGTTCATCGTGATGGCCCAGACCCTCGGGCTGCCGCTGGGCGTCGAGCCCATGCCCGCTGCGGTCACGCGGGAGCCGCTGCTGCTGCCGTCCACCCAATGGGAGCTCGGCGAGACCGGCCACCGGGGATTTTCCTTTGCGCAGGAGCTTGGCGCGCACCGTGTCGACGTGCCCGAGTTCGAGATCGATGCCCAGCCGGTCACGTGGAATCAGTACGTCGAGTTCGTCGATGAAGGCGGCTACGACCGCGAGGAACTCTGGCATCCCGAAGGCTGGCAGTGGCTGGCCTCGCAGACGGAGGGGCGGCGCGGGCCGCGCCATGTCGAGCAGATCGGCGCCGCGCGCCACGGCATCGGGGGCTCGGTGCTGCAGCACCGTTTCGGTGCAACCGTGCGCGCGGCCGGCCACCACAGTGCGGTGCACCTGAGCTGGTGGGAGGCCGATGCCTGGGCCCGCTGGGCCGGCCGGCGCATCGCGACCGAGGTCGAGTGGGAAATCGCCGCGCATGTCGCGGCGCGGCGCGGGTTCCGCTGGGCCGATGTGCACGAATGGACCGCCAACACGCTGCGGCCCTGGACTGGCTTCCGGGCCGACCCATGGAGCGCGGGCAGCGAGTTCGATCCCGTGCCCGCATTCGGCAAGGCGCGCGTGCTGCGCGGCGCCTCGTTCGCGACCCGGGCGCGTCTTCGTTCACCGCGGCGCCGCAGCTTCGCGCTGCCCGGCCGAGACGACGGCTTCTTCGGCTTCAGGACATGCGCACTTTGATGTGCCCGGCCGCGCTAGCGATCGCCGCCGCCTGACGAGAGCGGCGGCGCCACTTCCTCCAGCGGCTTGCGCTCCGCATCGGCCGCGAAGCGCAGGGCCAGCAGGCCCGCGGCGATGACCAGCAGCGCGCCGATGAGGTAGCCCACCATCACCGCGCCACGGCTGCCGGTTTCGATCAGCGCGCCGAACAGCACCGGCGCCGCAAAGCCGCCGGCGCCCATGCCGATGGCATAGAAGATCGCGATGGCCATGGCCCGCATCTCGAGCGGAAACACCTCGCTGACCGTAAGGTAGGCCGAGCTCGCCGCGGCCGAGGCCAGGAAGAACACCGCCGACCAGCACAGCGCCTGGCTGCGCGCATCGAGCCAGCCCATCATGAAGGCCCAGCCGGTGAGCGCGAGCCCGACGCCCGCGAGCACATAGGTGAACGCGATCATCCTGCGCCGGCCCACGCTGTCGAACAGCGGACCCAGCAGCAAGGGGCCGAGCACGTTGCCGAGCGCGAACGGAAAGATGTAGAGCGCCACGTTGTCCTCGGCCACGCCGTAGAAGCGCGTGAGCACCAGCGCGTAGGTGAAGAAGATCGCGTTGTAGAAGAAGGCCTGCGACACCATCAGCGCCACCGCCACCATGCTGCGCTCGCGGTAGCGGCGCAGCAGCACGTGCGCCACTTCGCGCATCGACGGACTGTGGTGGCGGCCTCCGCCGTAGGCCACGCGGCCTTCCGCCGCCGGCAACGGGCCGTGCTGTGCGCGCACCTGGGCCTCGATGTCCTCGACGATGCGCAGCGCCTCCTCGCCGCGGCCGTGCGCCATCAGCCAGCGCGGGCTCTCGGGCACGTCGCGCCGCACCAGCAGGATCGCCACCGCCAGCACCGCGCCCAGCGCGAAGCCCGCGCGCCAGCCCCACACCGGACCGATCACGCGCGCGTCCAGCAGCACCAGGCTGAGTCCCGCGCCCAGTGCCGCGCCGATCCAGAAGCTGCCGTTGATCGCGAGGTTCACGCGGCCACGCACGCGCGCGGGAATGAGCTCGTCGATGGCCGAGTTGATGGCCGCGTATTCGCCGCCGATGCCCAGGCCCGTGACGAAGCGGCACAGCGCAAAGAACGCGAAGTCGGGTGAGAACGCCGTGGCCAGCGTGCCCACGGTGTAGACCACCAGCGTGGCCAGGAAGAGCTTCTTTCGCCCCAGCCGGTCGGTCAGGCGTCCGAAGAGCAGGGCGCCGATGACCGCGCCCGCGATGTAGATGGAGCCCGACCAGCCGATCTCGCTGGCGCTGAGGCCCAGCGTGTCTGGCCGCTCGAGCACGGCGCCGAGCGAGCCGACCAGCGTCACCTCGAGGCCGTCCAGCACCCAGGCAACGCCGAGCGCGATCACCACGCGCCAATGCCAGCGCGACCAGGGCAGGCGGTCGAGACGGGCGGGAATGTCGCTGTACACCGCGGCTGTCGTCATGGGCGCCACCTTAACCCAGGCGGGCGGAGGCCTCAGGGGCCGTGCTTCTTGTCGCGCGGGAAGGTCCACCAGGGCAGCAGCGCGCGCAACGACTGCACCTGGCCGCTGGCGGCGGTTTCGTAGCCCGGCAGCGTGCCGAGCAGGTGCTGCCAGTTTTCGCTGCGCAGCACGGCCACGAGCGCCCGCATGGCCGGCTGTTCGAGCGCCGACTTGAGGCAGGCGAGGTGGTAGCGCTCGTGCACCAGGGGCACGAAGCTCAAGCCCTCGGCCTGGGCGGCCGATTCGAGTCCGAGCCCGGCATCGGCCTGGCGCGACGCCACCGCATGCGCCACGGCGGCATGCGAGGTCTCGCAGCGTTCGTAGCCCGCGAGCGCAGAGGGGTCGAGCGCGGCTTGCGACAGCAGCTCATCGAGCAGCACGCGCGTGCCGGTGCCGATCGCCCGGTTGACGTAGCGCGCCTGCATGCGCACCACGTCGGCCAGCGACCGCAGCCGCAGCGGATTGCCCTGCGCCACGATGAGGCCCTGCGTGCGCCGCGCGAAGCCGATGAGCTTGTGCTGCCCCGGCTTGAGCAGCGGTTGATAGGTGCGCTGGGCCAGCGAGCCGCGCGGCGGATGCTCCAGCGTATGAAAGCCCGCGAGCACGCAGCGGCCCTGGTTCAGCGCGCGGATCGCATCGACGCTGCCCGTGAAATGGATGTCCAGGTGCAGCTGCGCCGTGCCCGCGGCATGGGTGCGCAGCAGCGCGAGCGCGTCGTCGTGGCTCGCCTGCAGGCTCAGCACATGGGTGCGGTCGTCGAAGGCGAGGGCGAAGGCGCGCTCCAGTTCCGCGTGCAGCGCCTCGATCTGCGGCGCCAGCCGGGCCTGGGCCTGGCGCTCGGCCCACAGCAGCTTGTCGCCGAATTCCGAAAGCTGCGCGCGCTGGCCCTGCTCGCCCTGCACGAGCGGATGGCCGAGCGTCTGTTCCCAGTGCTTGAGCTCGCCCCACACATGGCGGTAGGACAGGCCGAGCCCGCGCGCGGCAGCCGAGATGGAGCCGTGCTCGCGCACCGCCTGCAGCAGCTGCATCAGCGGATTGCGGATCTGCCGCGAACCGCTGCGGCGGGGGCGGATCGCGTAGGAAAGATCGATCTGGTGCACGAAGGCTGGCGGGCGGGAATGGAGGCCGGCTCATTATGCAGAGCCGTCCGCTGCGCGCCTGCTGCCGTGCGTCAGGCCGTTTCTGCGAGTGCGTCGCCCAGCGCGTTCACGAGGCGGTCGATCTCGGCCTTCTCGGAAATGAAGGGCGGCGCAATCTGGATCGTGTCGCCGCCGTAGCGCACGTAGAAGCCCTTCTTCCAGCAGTTCATCGCGATCTCGTACGGCCGGCGCGCCGGTTCGCCCGGCAGCGCGGCGATCGTGAGGCCCGCGGCCAGGCCGTAGTTGCGGATGTCCGTCACGTGCTTGCTGCCCTTGAGGCTGTGCACCGCGTTCTCGAAATGCGGGGCGAGCGTCTTCACGCGGCCGATCATGTCTTCCTTCTGGAGCACGTCGAGCGCGGCGATGCCGGCGGCGCAGGCCACCGGATGCGCGCCATAGGTGTAGCCGTGCGGAAATTCGAGCATGTAGTCCGGGCCGCCGGCCGCCATGAAGGTGTCGTAGATCTCCTTGCTGGCAACCACCGCGCCCAGCGGCTGCGCACCGTTGGTCACCTGCTTGGCGATGTTCATGATGTCCGGCGTCACGCCGAAGGCTTCTGCGCCCGTGAGCGCGCCGCAGCGTCCGAAACCGGTGATCACTTCGTCGAAGATCAGCAGGATGTTGTGGGCGGTGCAGATGTCGCGCAGCCGCTTCAGGTAGCCCTTGGGCGGAATCACCACGCCGGCCGAACCGGCAAAGGGCTCGACGATCACGGCCGCGATGTTCGATGCATCGTGCAGCGCAATCAGGTCGAGCAGGCGGTCGGCCAGCTCGGCGCCGTTCTCGGACATGCCGCGCGTGAAGGCATTGGCCGCGATCTGCGTGTGCGGCAGGTGGTCGGCTTCCACGCCCTGGCCGAAAAGCTTGCGATTGGCCGCGATTCCGCCGACCGAAATGCCGCCGAAGTTGACGCCGTGGTAGCCCTTCTCGCGGCCGATCAGGCGCGTCTTGCTCGCGAGGCCCTTGGTGCGCCAATAGGCGCGCGCCATTTTCAGCGAGGTGTCGGCGGCTTCGGAGCCCGAGCCGGTGAAGAACACGTAGTCCAGGCCCGCGGGCGTGAGTTCCTTGATCTTGTTGGCCAGCTCGAATGAGAGCGGATGGCCGAACTGGAAGGCGGGCGAGTAGTCGAGCCTCGCGATCTGGCGGCTCACGGCCTCGGTGATCTCGGGGCGGCCATGGCCGAGGCCCGAGCACCAGAGACCCGAGAGGCCGTCGAAGATCTTGCGGCCGTCGCCATCGGTGAAGTAGGCGCCCTTGGCCTCCACGATCAGGCGCGGATCGGCCTTGAAGTTGCGGTTGCCGGTGTAGGGCATCCAGTGCGCGTCGAGCCATGCGGCGTCGGTGCGGAGGGCAGGCGTCGGTTCGATGGCGGGCGTGGCAAGGGTCATGGCGCTTCCCGCACGGGGCGGGCTCCAAAGGGATGATGAGGTATGTGGATTGTTGGCACAGGCTTCAGTGTGGAGAATGGCGCAATATCAATGTTCACTTGACACTTCATGCAAGTAAAAGCCAGCACCCGGCGCGGCACCCCACACAGTGCCGAAAGCCCGCGCAACCGCGCCGTACTGGGGCAGCTCAGCGACATGGACCTGCGCCTGCTCAAGGTGTTCAAGAGCGTGGTCGACTGCGGCGGCATGGCCGCGGCCGAGCTGGAGCTCAACATCGGCACTTCCACCGTGAGCCGGCATGTGAAGGACCTGGAGACGCGGCTTGGCCTCGTGCTGTGCCGGCGCGGGCGCGCGGGCTTCGCGCTCACGGCCGAGGGCCAGCGCGTGTACGACGAGACGCTGCGGCTGCTGGCCTCGGTCGATGCCTTCCGCGGCAGCATCGACGACATTCACAACCGC
The Variovorax sp. OAS795 genome window above contains:
- a CDS encoding substrate-binding domain-containing protein: MHQIDLSYAIRPRRSGSRQIRNPLMQLLQAVREHGSISAAARGLGLSYRHVWGELKHWEQTLGHPLVQGEQGQRAQLSEFGDKLLWAERQAQARLAPQIEALHAELERAFALAFDDRTHVLSLQASHDDALALLRTHAAGTAQLHLDIHFTGSVDAIRALNQGRCVLAGFHTLEHPPRGSLAQRTYQPLLKPGQHKLIGFARRTQGLIVAQGNPLRLRSLADVVRMQARYVNRAIGTGTRVLLDELLSQAALDPSALAGYERCETSHAAVAHAVASRQADAGLGLESAAQAEGLSFVPLVHERYHLACLKSALEQPAMRALVAVLRSENWQHLLGTLPGYETAASGQVQSLRALLPWWTFPRDKKHGP
- a CDS encoding MFS transporter, which gives rise to MTTAAVYSDIPARLDRLPWSRWHWRVVIALGVAWVLDGLEVTLVGSLGAVLERPDTLGLSASEIGWSGSIYIAGAVIGALLFGRLTDRLGRKKLFLATLVVYTVGTLATAFSPDFAFFALCRFVTGLGIGGEYAAINSAIDELIPARVRGRVNLAINGSFWIGAALGAGLSLVLLDARVIGPVWGWRAGFALGAVLAVAILLVRRDVPESPRWLMAHGRGEEALRIVEDIEAQVRAQHGPLPAAEGRVAYGGGRHHSPSMREVAHVLLRRYRERSMVAVALMVSQAFFYNAIFFTYALVLTRFYGVAEDNVALYIFPFALGNVLGPLLLGPLFDSVGRRRMIAFTYVLAGVGLALTGWAFMMGWLDARSQALCWSAVFFLASAAASSAYLTVSEVFPLEMRAMAIAIFYAIGMGAGGFAAPVLFGALIETGSRGAVMVGYLIGALLVIAAGLLALRFAADAERKPLEEVAPPLSSGGGDR
- a CDS encoding aspartate aminotransferase family protein; amino-acid sequence: MTLATPAIEPTPALRTDAAWLDAHWMPYTGNRNFKADPRLIVEAKGAYFTDGDGRKIFDGLSGLWCSGLGHGRPEITEAVSRQIARLDYSPAFQFGHPLSFELANKIKELTPAGLDYVFFTGSGSEAADTSLKMARAYWRTKGLASKTRLIGREKGYHGVNFGGISVGGIAANRKLFGQGVEADHLPHTQIAANAFTRGMSENGAELADRLLDLIALHDASNIAAVIVEPFAGSAGVVIPPKGYLKRLRDICTAHNILLIFDEVITGFGRCGALTGAEAFGVTPDIMNIAKQVTNGAQPLGAVVASKEIYDTFMAAGGPDYMLEFPHGYTYGAHPVACAAGIAALDVLQKEDMIGRVKTLAPHFENAVHSLKGSKHVTDIRNYGLAAGLTIAALPGEPARRPYEIAMNCWKKGFYVRYGGDTIQIAPPFISEKAEIDRLVNALGDALAETA
- a CDS encoding TRAP transporter small permease subunit gives rise to the protein MSALLKFSFWMDWISSQLGKVAAFTVLAAALISAGNAFVRFGLNTSSNAWLEIQWYLFAATVMLGAPVVLKLNEHVRVDIIYGKLKGHGPVYVDLFGLLCFLLPVMGIIAWLSWPLFYSMLLSGEMSNNSGGLIRWPAMLLLPLGFALMFLQGVSEVIKRIAYLMGVIEMDTHYEKPVQ
- a CDS encoding SUMF1/EgtB/PvdO family nonheme iron enzyme translates to MAAPLPLPHSIDSPDMQRAGRELLSLALIDARNHTLHLLSLYEQAMGSAALAVARTEDTGVVPPVWLAGHIGWFAEWWIGRNTQRAFGADCPVRPTRLAAIDPDADEWWNPAHATRAQLWSPALPDLSQTKAYLLETLESTLELLENAAETDPALYFYRLALFHEDLRGEQFIVMAQTLGLPLGVEPMPAAVTREPLLLPSTQWELGETGHRGFSFAQELGAHRVDVPEFEIDAQPVTWNQYVEFVDEGGYDREELWHPEGWQWLASQTEGRRGPRHVEQIGAARHGIGGSVLQHRFGATVRAAGHHSAVHLSWWEADAWARWAGRRIATEVEWEIAAHVAARRGFRWADVHEWTANTLRPWTGFRADPWSAGSEFDPVPAFGKARVLRGASFATRARLRSPRRRSFALPGRDDGFFGFRTCAL
- a CDS encoding TRAP transporter substrate-binding protein, with the protein product MDRRSLIKNAGIAGVLAAGIAPAVHAQAAVRWRLASSFPKPLDTIYGGAEVFSNAVKAMSGGKFEISVHAAGELMPAFGVVDGVQQGSVEACHTVPYYFYGKNPAFALGSAIPFGMNARQMNAWMMHGNGRKLMDEFYGTYGMLSFNGGNTGTQMGGWFRKEIKTPADLKGLKMRLGGGLVGDVMTKLGVVPQSIPGGEIYQALEKGTIDAAEWVGPYDDQKLGFNKVAPNYYYPGWWEGGPEVDFFINKKAFDALTPENKAIIAAASAMAAQDMLAKYDARNPTALKQLIGAKTKLLPFSKEILDASYKASLQVYEENSAKSPEWKKIYTDFLAFQRDQVAWFRVAEGRFDNYMQSVKL
- a CDS encoding TRAP transporter large permease subunit, whose product is MQMENFAPIMFGGLVLIMLIGFPVAFSLAALGMASGFFAIQMGWFPAVFMENLPINIFGILSNDLLLAIPFFTFMGAILEKCGLAEDMLDSMGQLFGTVKGGLGYSVIIVGFILGAITGTVAGQVIAMALISLPVMIRYGYNMRYATGVLAASGTITQLVPPSLVLIVMADQLGRSVGDMYRGAWGPSILQVLIFAGYTFMLGVIKPNHIPGIPKSARTLSGAKLWAKCLRGIIPSAILIFAVLGSMGGLPGIDTAIATPTEAGAMGVVGALILAAIHKRLTLGLIWEAMVGTMRLTAMVVFILIGARVFSLVFQGVDGARWVEHLLTGLPGGQIGFLIVVNLFIFFLAFFLDFFEIAFIILPMLGPVAAKLGIDLVWFGVLLCVNMQTSFMHPPFGFALFYLRGIADTLFKEKRIAKPVLSNDIYMGAIPWVLMQLILVAIVIFVPQTVTMFLPKEEKIDTDKVQIEVPIDDMNSNSGAESGGGGENPFGDPPKEEAPAGAATEPEKK